The Daucus carota subsp. sativus chromosome 2, DH1 v3.0, whole genome shotgun sequence genome includes a window with the following:
- the LOC108203515 gene encoding uncharacterized protein LOC108203515 isoform X4, translating to MYPFERYMKTFKGYVRNPAHPEGCIAEAYVAEEAVECLVNFEEATIGLPRNPRQEQNDGRPLSGATMIKPINHDLHLAHLCFLQNSNDIRPYFEEHMASLMTRFKHHENDEVWLKNKQNDTFPTWFRKKIESELLDEHNTITDEIRWMAEGPNKIVPTFSGYKINGVTYSTKERDDKRQVQCSGVCVVADTMLVQGFTDDVDQGEMMLIKQEEEILTVEPIWVDTYHCLIAFLFS from the exons ATGTATCCTTTCGAAAGATACATGAAGACGTTTAAGGGATATGTACGGAATCCAGCTCATCCTGAAGGATGTATTGCCGAGGCATATGTTGCCGAAGAGGCCGTCGagtgtttggtaaattttgaaGAAGCTACCATTGGATTGCCGCGAAATCCTAGGCAAGAGCAGAATGATGGCAGGCCCTTATCTGGTGCAACTATGATAAAGCCAATCAATCACGACTTGCACCTAGCACACTTGTGTTTTTTGCAAAACAGTAATGACATAAGGCCATATTTTGA GGAGCATATGGCATCTTTGATGACGAGATTCAAACACCATGAAAATGATGAAGTCTGGTTAAAAAATAAGCAAAATGATACATTCCCCACATGGTTCAGGAAAAAg ATTGAATCAGAATTGTTGGATGAACACAATACTATAACTGACGAGATAAGGTGGATGGCAGAAGGCCCGAACAAGATTGTGCCTACATTTAGCGGATATAAAATCAATGGTGTTACTTATAGCACGAAGGAGCGTGATGATAAACGGCAAGTTCAGTGCAGTGGTGTTTGTGTGGTTGCAGATACAATGCTTGTGCAGG GGTTTACTGATGATGTTGATCAAGGTGAGATGATGTTGATCAAGCAGGAAGAAGAAATTTTAACAGTTGAGCCAATTTGGGTGGACACATACCACTGTTTGATCGCATTCTTGTTTTCCTAG
- the LOC108203515 gene encoding uncharacterized protein LOC108203515 isoform X2 yields the protein MDRSLLRADRRTKEFQRGVEDLLLFAYGNGYTEEKISCPCTREHMASLMTRFKHHENDEVWLKNKQNDTFPTWFRKKIESELLDEHNTITDEIRWMAEGPNKIVPTFSGYKINGVTYSTKERDDKRQVQCSGVCVVADTMLVQGKDKNIEHTSYTYFGVITGIWELDYNNFRVPVFLCNWVDMNKGVKVDNMGFTLVNLNKLGFINDPFVLGKHVKQVCYIEDPLEKNWSVVLKLPEKNYYDHCDDENDGSVEIELENELHVPTFPNDDEHDEEKASYMRDEEEWIQLS from the exons ATGGATAGGTCATTGTTACGAGCTGATAGAAGAACAAAAGAGTTTCAAAGAGGCGTTGAAGATTTATTGTTGTTTGCATATGGAAATGGGTATACTGAAGAAAAGATTAGCTGTCCCTGCACAAG GGAGCATATGGCATCTTTGATGACGAGATTCAAACACCATGAAAATGATGAAGTCTGGTTAAAAAATAAGCAAAATGATACATTCCCCACATGGTTCAGGAAAAAg ATTGAATCAGAATTGTTGGATGAACACAATACTATAACTGACGAGATAAGGTGGATGGCAGAAGGCCCGAACAAGATTGTGCCTACATTTAGCGGATATAAAATCAATGGTGTTACTTATAGCACGAAGGAGCGTGATGATAAACGGCAAGTTCAGTGCAGTGGTGTTTGTGTGGTTGCAGATACAATGCTTGTGCAGGGTAAGGATAAGAATATTGAACATACTTCGTACACCTACTTTGGAGTTATAACAGGTATCTGGGAGTTAGACTATAACAACTTTCGAGTTCCTGTATTTCTTTGTAATTGGGTAGATATGAACAAAGGGGTTAAGGTAGATAACATGGGATTTACACTAgtgaatttaaataaattaggcTTTATAAATGATCCTTTTGTTCTAGGTAAACATGTTAAGCAAGTATGTTACATTGAGGATCCTCTTGAAAAAAATTGGTCTGTTGTGTTGAAATTACCGGAAAAGAACTACTATGACCACTGTGATGACGAAAATGATGGATCGGTAGAAATAGAACTTGAGAATGAGTTACATGTGCCAACGTTCCCGAATGATGACGAACATGACGAGGAAAAAGCTAGTTATATGAGGGACGAAGAAGAATGGATCCAACTTTCATGA
- the LOC108203515 gene encoding uncharacterized protein LOC108203515 isoform X3, with protein sequence MYPFERYMKTFKGYVRNPAHPEGCIAEAYVAEEAVECLVNFEEATIGLPRNPRQEQNDGRPLSGATMIKPINHDLHLAHLCFLQNSNDIRPYFEEHMASLMTRFKHHENDEVWLKNKQNDTFPTWFRKKIESELLDEHNTITDEIRWMAEGPNKIVPTFSGYKINGVTYSTKERDDKRQVQCSGVCVVADTMLVQGKHVKQVCYIEDPLEKNWSVVLKLPEKNYYDHCDDENDGSVEIELENELHVPTFPNDDEHDEEKASYMRDEEEWIQLS encoded by the exons ATGTATCCTTTCGAAAGATACATGAAGACGTTTAAGGGATATGTACGGAATCCAGCTCATCCTGAAGGATGTATTGCCGAGGCATATGTTGCCGAAGAGGCCGTCGagtgtttggtaaattttgaaGAAGCTACCATTGGATTGCCGCGAAATCCTAGGCAAGAGCAGAATGATGGCAGGCCCTTATCTGGTGCAACTATGATAAAGCCAATCAATCACGACTTGCACCTAGCACACTTGTGTTTTTTGCAAAACAGTAATGACATAAGGCCATATTTTGA GGAGCATATGGCATCTTTGATGACGAGATTCAAACACCATGAAAATGATGAAGTCTGGTTAAAAAATAAGCAAAATGATACATTCCCCACATGGTTCAGGAAAAAg ATTGAATCAGAATTGTTGGATGAACACAATACTATAACTGACGAGATAAGGTGGATGGCAGAAGGCCCGAACAAGATTGTGCCTACATTTAGCGGATATAAAATCAATGGTGTTACTTATAGCACGAAGGAGCGTGATGATAAACGGCAAGTTCAGTGCAGTGGTGTTTGTGTGGTTGCAGATACAATGCTTGTGCAGG GTAAACATGTTAAGCAAGTATGTTACATTGAGGATCCTCTTGAAAAAAATTGGTCTGTTGTGTTGAAATTACCGGAAAAGAACTACTATGACCACTGTGATGACGAAAATGATGGATCGGTAGAAATAGAACTTGAGAATGAGTTACATGTGCCAACGTTCCCGAATGATGACGAACATGACGAGGAAAAAGCTAGTTATATGAGGGACGAAGAAGAATGGATCCAACTTTCATGA
- the LOC108203515 gene encoding uncharacterized protein LOC108203515 isoform X1 has translation MYPFERYMKTFKGYVRNPAHPEGCIAEAYVAEEAVECLVNFEEATIGLPRNPRQEQNDGRPLSGATMIKPINHDLHLAHLCFLQNSNDIRPYFEEHMASLMTRFKHHENDEVWLKNKQNDTFPTWFRKKIESELLDEHNTITDEIRWMAEGPNKIVPTFSGYKINGVTYSTKERDDKRQVQCSGVCVVADTMLVQGKDKNIEHTSYTYFGVITGIWELDYNNFRVPVFLCNWVDMNKGVKVDNMGFTLVNLNKLGFINDPFVLGKHVKQVCYIEDPLEKNWSVVLKLPEKNYYDHCDDENDGSVEIELENELHVPTFPNDDEHDEEKASYMRDEEEWIQLS, from the exons ATGTATCCTTTCGAAAGATACATGAAGACGTTTAAGGGATATGTACGGAATCCAGCTCATCCTGAAGGATGTATTGCCGAGGCATATGTTGCCGAAGAGGCCGTCGagtgtttggtaaattttgaaGAAGCTACCATTGGATTGCCGCGAAATCCTAGGCAAGAGCAGAATGATGGCAGGCCCTTATCTGGTGCAACTATGATAAAGCCAATCAATCACGACTTGCACCTAGCACACTTGTGTTTTTTGCAAAACAGTAATGACATAAGGCCATATTTTGA GGAGCATATGGCATCTTTGATGACGAGATTCAAACACCATGAAAATGATGAAGTCTGGTTAAAAAATAAGCAAAATGATACATTCCCCACATGGTTCAGGAAAAAg ATTGAATCAGAATTGTTGGATGAACACAATACTATAACTGACGAGATAAGGTGGATGGCAGAAGGCCCGAACAAGATTGTGCCTACATTTAGCGGATATAAAATCAATGGTGTTACTTATAGCACGAAGGAGCGTGATGATAAACGGCAAGTTCAGTGCAGTGGTGTTTGTGTGGTTGCAGATACAATGCTTGTGCAGGGTAAGGATAAGAATATTGAACATACTTCGTACACCTACTTTGGAGTTATAACAGGTATCTGGGAGTTAGACTATAACAACTTTCGAGTTCCTGTATTTCTTTGTAATTGGGTAGATATGAACAAAGGGGTTAAGGTAGATAACATGGGATTTACACTAgtgaatttaaataaattaggcTTTATAAATGATCCTTTTGTTCTAGGTAAACATGTTAAGCAAGTATGTTACATTGAGGATCCTCTTGAAAAAAATTGGTCTGTTGTGTTGAAATTACCGGAAAAGAACTACTATGACCACTGTGATGACGAAAATGATGGATCGGTAGAAATAGAACTTGAGAATGAGTTACATGTGCCAACGTTCCCGAATGATGACGAACATGACGAGGAAAAAGCTAGTTATATGAGGGACGAAGAAGAATGGATCCAACTTTCATGA